Proteins from a single region of Phycisphaeraceae bacterium D3-23:
- a CDS encoding chitobiase/beta-hexosaminidase C-terminal domain-containing protein, producing the protein MSASGSQFIQPQELGYFDVTTPGGPNGEAFAGFVEDTVFSVQRGIYDTAFSVTLFTATAGATIVYTLDGSVPTVDELGTITNGTAYSGALNITTTTTLRAAAFKPDLKTTRVQTHTYLFPADVINQTDASVIAQGLPATWGPFTPDYAVNVAPGNEAVFTAALTAIPTISITIDNDELFDPATGIYTNSQERGFDWERAASIEYINPDGSVGFQEDAGLRIQGGAFRNNNFTPKNSFRIAFRDEYGAGRLQYPLFGEDAAQSFNTITLRMDSNDGYAWTSAGSKMQYARDEWGRQTQLALGQPAPHGNRAHLYLNGVYWGMYNPVERPDANFAADYYGGDSDNWDVLNRGGATDGNFQAWDTLVNLAQSVADAPDDATREAIYQQILGNNPDGTNNAGFENYLDAENYADYLLVNFFGGNSDWPHNNYFMARERGADSTGFKFHMWDFEWTLRLQANTNDDRTGVDEGVAEPYADLRASEEFRILFADRAHRALFNDGALTEANAIARYQAILDEIESPIEGEIARWGDQHNAAGYTITDWQVESGKVINQFLTGRAALFLTHLQNAGLYSSVEAVAWNQRGGRLGSATVPSVELAAPAGTIYYTLDGSDPRAIGGGLSASAIEYTGPITPGANVTIRARVLDAGGWSAIDQADFVLADAIADASNFRITEIQYNPADPDAAEQAAGYTDNDPFEFIELINTSTTDTLDLSGVRFTAGIEFEFAFGTTLAPGERITLVKDAAAFTQRYGASPTVLGEYGDQLSNGGEQVTLVDTHGVTILDFTYDDDATQNWPTAPDGNGESLVIVNAEGDYNSPANWAASVTRLGSPGGVEPLAGDVNLDGFVGVDDLDQVLATWGDDNDDSPEALQADLSHDGVVGSADLSLVIANFGNGTPPSEPTSNGNTPDDSDTGNDIGNSDGNGGNTPTGGTDTGSQRPRPTPGDHPATRPRPASGDTNTSRQTNRDAGTGATSTPAQRVSADTPGLTATQQRAANSAQRPNALALAKPTEPAADKPIADPPAQEQRRFDALKLH; encoded by the coding sequence TTGAGCGCCTCGGGCTCGCAGTTTATCCAGCCCCAGGAGCTGGGCTACTTCGACGTCACCACCCCCGGCGGGCCCAACGGCGAGGCCTTCGCGGGCTTCGTCGAAGACACCGTCTTCAGCGTCCAGCGCGGCATCTACGACACCGCCTTCAGCGTGACGCTCTTCACCGCCACCGCCGGCGCGACCATCGTCTACACCCTCGACGGCAGCGTCCCCACCGTCGACGAGCTGGGCACGATCACCAACGGCACCGCCTACAGCGGCGCGCTCAACATCACGACCACCACCACCCTGCGCGCCGCCGCGTTCAAGCCCGACCTCAAGACCACCCGCGTCCAGACCCACACCTACCTCTTCCCCGCCGACGTCATCAACCAGACCGACGCGTCCGTCATCGCCCAGGGCCTGCCCGCGACCTGGGGGCCGTTCACCCCCGACTACGCCGTCAACGTCGCACCCGGCAACGAGGCCGTCTTCACCGCCGCGCTGACTGCCATCCCCACGATTTCGATCACGATCGACAACGACGAGCTCTTCGACCCCGCCACCGGCATCTACACCAACTCGCAGGAGCGCGGCTTCGACTGGGAACGCGCCGCGTCGATCGAGTACATCAACCCCGACGGCTCGGTCGGGTTCCAGGAAGACGCAGGCCTGCGCATCCAGGGCGGCGCGTTCCGCAACAACAACTTCACCCCGAAAAACTCCTTCCGCATCGCCTTCCGTGATGAGTACGGCGCGGGCCGGCTTCAGTACCCGCTCTTCGGCGAGGACGCGGCGCAGTCGTTCAACACCATCACCCTCCGCATGGACTCCAACGACGGCTACGCCTGGACCTCGGCGGGCTCGAAGATGCAGTACGCGCGCGACGAGTGGGGCAGACAAACACAGCTCGCCCTGGGCCAGCCCGCGCCCCACGGCAACCGCGCGCACCTCTACCTCAACGGCGTCTACTGGGGCATGTACAACCCCGTGGAACGCCCCGACGCCAACTTCGCCGCCGACTACTACGGCGGCGACTCGGATAACTGGGACGTCCTCAACCGTGGCGGCGCGACCGACGGCAACTTCCAGGCCTGGGACACCCTCGTCAACCTCGCACAGTCGGTCGCCGACGCGCCCGACGACGCCACGCGCGAAGCGATCTACCAGCAGATCCTCGGCAACAACCCCGACGGCACCAACAACGCGGGCTTCGAAAACTATCTCGACGCCGAAAACTACGCCGACTACCTGCTGGTCAATTTCTTCGGCGGCAATTCGGACTGGCCCCACAACAACTACTTCATGGCCCGCGAACGCGGCGCCGACTCCACCGGCTTCAAGTTCCACATGTGGGACTTCGAGTGGACCCTCCGCCTCCAGGCCAACACCAACGACGACCGCACGGGCGTCGACGAAGGCGTCGCCGAGCCCTACGCCGACCTCCGCGCCAGTGAAGAGTTCCGCATCCTCTTCGCCGACCGCGCCCACCGCGCGCTCTTCAACGACGGCGCGCTGACCGAGGCCAACGCCATCGCCCGGTACCAGGCCATCCTCGACGAGATTGAGAGCCCGATCGAGGGCGAGATCGCGCGCTGGGGCGACCAGCACAACGCCGCCGGCTACACCATCACCGACTGGCAGGTCGAGTCGGGCAAGGTCATCAACCAGTTCCTCACGGGACGCGCCGCCCTCTTCCTCACCCACCTGCAGAACGCTGGGCTTTACAGCAGCGTCGAGGCCGTCGCGTGGAACCAGCGCGGCGGCCGGCTGGGCTCGGCGACTGTCCCCAGCGTCGAACTCGCCGCGCCCGCCGGCACGATCTACTACACACTCGACGGCAGCGACCCCCGCGCCATCGGCGGCGGGCTCTCCGCAAGCGCGATCGAATACACCGGCCCAATCACCCCCGGGGCGAACGTGACTATCCGCGCCCGCGTGCTCGACGCGGGCGGCTGGTCCGCCATCGACCAGGCCGACTTCGTCCTCGCCGACGCCATCGCCGACGCCTCCAACTTCCGCATCACCGAGATCCAGTACAACCCCGCCGACCCCGATGCCGCCGAGCAAGCGGCCGGCTACACCGACAACGACCCGTTCGAGTTCATCGAGCTCATCAACACCTCCACCACCGACACCCTCGACCTCTCGGGGGTCCGCTTCACCGCAGGCATCGAGTTCGAATTCGCTTTCGGCACGACACTCGCGCCCGGCGAGCGCATCACCCTCGTCAAGGACGCCGCCGCGTTCACCCAGCGCTACGGCGCGAGCCCCACCGTCCTCGGCGAGTACGGCGACCAGCTCTCCAACGGCGGCGAACAGGTCACCCTTGTCGACACCCACGGCGTCACCATCCTCGACTTCACCTACGACGACGACGCTACCCAGAACTGGCCCACCGCGCCCGACGGCAACGGCGAATCGCTCGTCATCGTCAACGCCGAAGGCGACTACAACAGCCCAGCCAACTGGGCCGCCTCCGTTACCCGGCTGGGCTCGCCCGGCGGTGTCGAGCCGCTGGCCGGCGACGTCAATCTCGACGGATTCGTCGGCGTCGACGACCTCGACCAGGTCCTCGCGACCTGGGGCGATGACAACGACGACAGCCCCGAAGCGCTCCAGGCCGACCTCAGCCACGACGGCGTCGTCGGCAGCGCCGACCTCAGCCTCGTCATCGCCAACTTCGGCAATGGCACCCCGCCCAGTGAGCCCACCTCCAACGGCAACACGCCCGACGACAGCGATACGGGTAACGACATCGGCAACTCGGACGGCAACGGCGGCAACACACCAACCGGCGGCACCGATACCGGCAGCCAGCGCCCACGACCCACCCCAGGCGACCACCCCGCCACACGCCCAAGGCCCGCGAGCGGCGACACCAATACCAGCCGCCAGACGAACCGCGACGCCGGCACGGGCGCAACATCGACACCCGCACAGCGCGTAAGCGCCGACACCCCAGGCCTCACCGCAACCCAGCAGCGCGCCGCGAATAGTGCCCAACGCCCCAACGCGCTTGCGCTCGCCAAACCCACCGAGCCCGCCGCCGACAAACCCATCGCCGACCCGCCGGCCCAAGAACAGCGTCGCTTCGACGCGCTCAAGCTGCACTAA
- a CDS encoding DUF4190 domain-containing protein, translating to MPDAEGQRGPQGDGRSGGKPGGGAGTGHTAPAADARSPGSAVASVVLGVAGVLTSFAVLPGAICGIAAAVLARQASNQTGPDSGRPGRGFAVAGQATGGLAILLSAVFGLVFVVMVWGNYNGGHRRGPHPNTTQLRGIHQGLVTFANSNKENFPGLDAKGNILANSAADTGMSGDGDTTEARFWILLTGNFFTPEYAISPSETENVTEYIEPTAPNIATAVEFNAGPGVKNYSYAMLSINGQPGQPPTAPGRSAEWLQSLNTQAIVMSDRNTGSNITTDINSIHSQTPGNWKGSVLWNDNHVAFEQSHYFETRYGSGAAFVDIGNGDADLDHVFALDNDPDGNAGNDAFMIHDGD from the coding sequence ATGCCCGATGCAGAAGGACAACGCGGGCCGCAGGGCGACGGGCGGTCGGGTGGGAAGCCCGGCGGAGGCGCGGGCACGGGTCACACGGCACCGGCTGCAGACGCGCGGTCGCCGGGGTCGGCGGTGGCGTCGGTGGTGCTCGGGGTGGCGGGGGTGCTGACGAGTTTCGCGGTGCTGCCGGGCGCGATCTGCGGGATCGCGGCGGCGGTGCTGGCGCGGCAGGCGTCCAACCAGACGGGCCCGGACTCGGGCCGGCCCGGCCGGGGCTTCGCCGTCGCGGGCCAGGCGACCGGCGGGCTGGCGATCCTGCTCAGCGCGGTGTTCGGGCTGGTGTTTGTGGTGATGGTGTGGGGGAACTACAACGGCGGGCATCGTCGAGGGCCACATCCCAATACAACGCAACTCCGCGGCATCCACCAGGGCCTCGTCACTTTCGCCAACAGTAACAAAGAAAACTTCCCCGGCCTCGACGCCAAGGGCAACATCCTCGCCAACTCCGCCGCCGACACCGGCATGAGCGGCGACGGCGACACGACCGAGGCGCGCTTCTGGATCCTGCTCACCGGCAACTTCTTCACGCCCGAGTACGCGATCAGCCCATCGGAAACCGAGAACGTCACGGAGTACATCGAGCCGACCGCGCCCAACATCGCGACGGCCGTTGAGTTCAACGCAGGCCCGGGCGTCAAAAACTACTCCTACGCCATGCTCTCGATCAACGGCCAACCCGGTCAGCCGCCGACCGCGCCCGGGCGCAGCGCGGAGTGGCTACAGTCCCTCAACACCCAAGCCATCGTGATGTCAGACCGCAACACCGGCAGCAATATCACCACGGATATCAACAGCATCCACAGCCAGACCCCCGGGAACTGGAAGGGCAGCGTCCTCTGGAACGACAACCACGTCGCGTTCGAGCAGAGCCACTACTTCGAGACGCGCTACGGCAGCGGCGCGGCCTTCGTCGACATCGGCAACGGCGACGCCGACCTCGACCACGTCTTCGCCCTGGATAACGACCCGGATGGCAACGCGGGCAACGACGCGTTCATGATCCATGATGGGGATTGA
- a CDS encoding FkbM family methyltransferase, translated as MKTLARLTQRFNYGFPWHHPKTGLVKRVGKKIDRAGGLRVVGGIAGALRMKLDLASDYELAIAMNSYEMVIRSIMRRLLRPGDTFVDGGANLGVLSLIGATYVGPTGKVVSFEPQPAALKRLRENLALNPQLTNIELIDQGVWSEPGGFTMYHFEDDDIDGVSMGKRSDMAVAQEIPITTTRIDAVVDGPVKLIKLDVEGAELAALQGATGLLQPDAMPHVIAELKGITAQAFGYDPIEIVDFLNDTHAPGFAMTLLKTRRGIAMSYDQLKQVLKDEPNKTLNVHFAPR; from the coding sequence ATGAAAACACTCGCACGCCTGACCCAGCGCTTCAACTACGGCTTCCCGTGGCACCATCCCAAGACCGGGCTGGTCAAACGCGTGGGCAAGAAGATCGACCGCGCCGGCGGGCTGCGCGTCGTCGGCGGCATCGCCGGGGCGCTCAGGATGAAGCTCGACCTCGCCAGCGACTACGAGCTCGCGATCGCCATGAACAGCTACGAGATGGTCATCCGCTCCATCATGCGCCGACTGCTCAGGCCCGGCGACACCTTCGTCGACGGCGGTGCGAACCTCGGCGTGCTCTCGCTCATCGGGGCGACCTACGTCGGACCCACCGGCAAGGTTGTGTCGTTCGAGCCCCAGCCCGCGGCGCTCAAACGCCTGCGTGAAAACCTCGCGCTCAACCCGCAGCTCACGAACATCGAGCTCATCGACCAGGGCGTCTGGTCCGAGCCCGGCGGGTTTACGATGTACCACTTCGAGGACGACGACATCGACGGCGTCTCGATGGGCAAACGCAGCGACATGGCCGTGGCGCAGGAGATCCCGATCACGACCACGCGGATCGACGCGGTGGTCGATGGGCCCGTGAAACTCATCAAGCTGGACGTCGAGGGCGCCGAGCTCGCGGCGCTCCAGGGCGCAACAGGACTGCTCCAACCCGACGCGATGCCGCACGTGATCGCCGAGCTCAAAGGCATCACCGCCCAGGCGTTCGGCTATGACCCGATCGAGATCGTGGACTTCCTTAACGACACCCATGCGCCCGGTTTCGCGATGACCCTCCTCAAGACGCGGCGCGGGATCGCGATGAGCTACGACCAGCTCAAGCAGGTGCTCAAGGACGAGCCCAACAAGACGCTCAACGTCCACTTCGCGCCGCGCTGA
- a CDS encoding ABC transporter ATP-binding protein, with amino-acid sequence MKSNPFYKYCAELLHYRGRLTLALVLVLLNAAFAFAGFGLFLKSVQLVFTYEGSVRELAAETLADPGITKWIGDQTALAQYVPEQKFHAFAAILGLICVMAMVGGTLRFAYDYLVIDVILRTIRRIQSRVFKRLMTARWSALGALGDADILNRLVFDSYMISRGYSAILSKSFRDAVLGVFFLAGAMWSDAVLTLLFLLVVPVVFTLTRKFGKSVRRASKYSMRANSVIIREVSETTEGMAVLRTHNAEGQARRRFNAALREHFLQVLKGRKARALTAPVIEFVTLVGAMGVALAAAWYVFVQQRSDPAEAVIVLVWLALAGASFKPLSKLNNQLQEAGAACSRIDELLAMPVEADAPDAKPLPEHNTDIRFDNVTFTYPGAELPAVRDLSLTIPHAQTLAIVGANGSGKSTLVNLITRITDPTQGRVLIDGHDLAGVSLRSLRRQIAHVSQQAVLFTGTVASNIALGELGVAQDRIVEAAKAALAHDFIQELPRGYATIIGDGAAGLSGGQRQRLCIARAALRRPQVLILDEATSQVDTDSEQRINDAMRTVRQGRTTLVIAHRLSTVLDCDRIVVMEEGRIVGDGDHATLAKDCDAYRRLFDLDTKDRHA; translated from the coding sequence ATGAAGTCCAACCCGTTCTACAAGTACTGCGCCGAGCTGCTGCACTATCGCGGACGCCTGACGCTGGCGCTCGTGCTCGTGCTGCTCAACGCGGCCTTCGCGTTCGCGGGGTTCGGGCTGTTCCTTAAATCGGTGCAGCTTGTCTTTACCTACGAGGGCTCGGTCCGCGAGCTCGCCGCCGAGACCCTCGCCGACCCGGGCATCACGAAGTGGATCGGGGACCAGACCGCGCTGGCGCAGTATGTGCCCGAGCAGAAGTTCCACGCCTTCGCCGCGATCCTCGGGCTGATCTGCGTGATGGCGATGGTCGGCGGGACGCTGCGATTCGCCTACGACTACCTCGTGATCGACGTGATCCTGCGGACGATTCGCCGGATCCAGTCGCGCGTCTTTAAGCGGCTGATGACTGCGCGCTGGTCGGCGCTGGGCGCGCTGGGCGACGCCGACATCTTGAACCGGCTGGTGTTCGACAGCTACATGATCAGCCGGGGCTACTCGGCGATCCTGAGTAAGTCGTTCCGTGATGCAGTGCTTGGGGTGTTCTTCCTGGCCGGGGCGATGTGGTCGGACGCGGTGCTGACGCTGCTGTTTTTGCTGGTCGTTCCGGTGGTGTTCACGCTGACGCGGAAGTTTGGCAAGTCGGTGCGGCGTGCGTCGAAGTACTCGATGCGTGCCAACAGCGTCATCATCCGGGAGGTGAGTGAGACGACCGAGGGCATGGCCGTGCTGCGGACCCACAACGCCGAGGGCCAGGCCCGCCGGCGGTTCAACGCTGCGCTGCGCGAGCACTTCCTGCAGGTGCTCAAGGGGCGCAAGGCCCGGGCGCTGACCGCGCCGGTGATCGAGTTTGTTACGCTCGTGGGCGCGATGGGCGTCGCGCTCGCCGCGGCGTGGTACGTGTTTGTGCAGCAGCGGTCGGACCCGGCCGAGGCGGTGATCGTGCTGGTCTGGCTCGCGCTGGCGGGGGCGTCGTTCAAGCCGCTGTCGAAGCTGAACAACCAGCTGCAGGAGGCCGGCGCCGCGTGCAGCCGGATCGACGAGCTGTTGGCGATGCCCGTCGAGGCGGATGCGCCCGACGCCAAGCCGCTGCCCGAACACAACACCGACATCCGCTTTGACAACGTGACCTTCACCTACCCCGGTGCCGAGCTGCCCGCCGTCCGCGACCTCTCACTCACCATCCCCCACGCCCAGACCCTCGCGATCGTCGGTGCTAACGGCTCGGGCAAGTCCACCCTCGTCAACCTCATCACCCGCATCACCGACCCGACCCAAGGCCGGGTCCTGATCGACGGCCACGACCTGGCGGGTGTGTCGCTGCGCTCGCTGCGCCGACAGATCGCGCATGTATCGCAGCAGGCGGTCCTGTTCACCGGCACGGTCGCGTCCAACATCGCGCTGGGCGAGCTCGGCGTCGCGCAAGACCGCATCGTCGAGGCCGCGAAGGCGGCGCTCGCCCACGACTTTATCCAGGAGCTGCCCAGGGGCTACGCCACGATTATCGGCGACGGCGCGGCCGGGCTCTCCGGCGGGCAGCGTCAACGCCTGTGCATCGCCCGCGCTGCGCTGCGTCGGCCGCAGGTCCTCATCCTCGACGAGGCGACCAGTCAGGTCGATACCGACTCCGAACAACGCATCAACGACGCCATGCGCACCGTGCGCCAAGGCCGGACCACCCTCGTCATCGCCCACCGACTCTCGACCGTGCTCGACTGCGACCGCATCGTCGTGATGGAGGAAGGCCGGATCGTCGGCGACGGCGACCACGCGACGCTGGCCAAAGACTGCGATGCGTACCGCCGGCTGTTCGATTTGGATACGAAAGACCGCCACGCGTAG
- a CDS encoding peptidylprolyl isomerase, with product MTTATFHTDKGEIKLELFTDDCPDTTGNFIKLAKEGFYDGLIFHRVIDNFMIQGGCPDGKGTGGPGYKFKDEASALAKKHDKPGILSMANSGPNTNGSQFFITHVVTDWLDGKHAVFGEVVDGMDVVNQIEGGDTMNQVVIDEG from the coding sequence ATGACCACCGCGACGTTCCACACCGACAAGGGCGAGATCAAGCTCGAGCTCTTCACCGACGACTGCCCCGACACGACCGGCAACTTCATCAAACTCGCCAAAGAGGGCTTCTACGACGGGCTTATCTTCCACCGCGTCATCGACAACTTCATGATCCAGGGCGGCTGCCCCGACGGCAAAGGCACGGGCGGCCCCGGCTACAAATTCAAAGACGAAGCCTCCGCGCTCGCTAAGAAACACGACAAGCCCGGCATCCTCTCCATGGCGAACTCCGGCCCCAACACCAACGGCAGCCAGTTCTTCATCACCCACGTCGTCACCGACTGGCTCGACGGCAAACACGCCGTGTTCGGCGAAGTCGTCGACGGCATGGACGTCGTCAACCAGATCGAAGGCGGCGACACGATGAACCAGGTCGTGATCGACGAGGGGTAA
- a CDS encoding peptidylprolyl isomerase encodes MNRLTRSTLALLALGLFACGQTTGQADEPGANTDADGQANAADVTLEEGNDVIADPGHEDMNQTAPDEFDALFHTTAGDFTIHVTRAWSPKGADRFYNLVVNGFYDGTRFFRVVPGFVVQWGMHGDPAVNAAWRASDDANIEDDPVVESNTRGRVTFAMGGPNTRTSQLFVNYGNNQRLDSMGFPAFGEVTGDGMDVVDRIESKYGERPRQDLIHTRGNAYLDESFPDLDHIITATIVEPEGDEDAE; translated from the coding sequence ATGAACCGATTGACCCGATCCACACTCGCGCTGCTGGCGCTGGGGCTTTTTGCCTGCGGCCAAACGACGGGCCAGGCCGACGAGCCCGGTGCCAACACAGACGCCGATGGGCAGGCCAACGCCGCCGACGTGACCCTCGAAGAGGGCAACGACGTGATCGCCGACCCCGGCCACGAGGACATGAACCAGACCGCGCCCGACGAGTTCGACGCGCTGTTCCATACCACGGCCGGGGACTTCACGATCCACGTCACCCGCGCGTGGTCGCCCAAGGGCGCCGACCGGTTCTACAACCTCGTCGTCAACGGCTTCTACGACGGCACACGCTTCTTCCGCGTCGTGCCCGGGTTCGTCGTCCAGTGGGGGATGCACGGCGACCCGGCCGTCAACGCCGCGTGGCGCGCCTCCGACGACGCCAACATCGAAGACGACCCCGTCGTCGAGTCCAACACCCGCGGCCGTGTCACCTTCGCCATGGGCGGGCCCAACACACGCACGTCCCAGCTCTTCGTCAACTACGGCAACAACCAACGCCTCGACTCCATGGGCTTCCCCGCCTTCGGCGAAGTCACGGGCGACGGTATGGACGTCGTCGACCGCATCGAATCCAAGTACGGCGAACGCCCACGCCAGGACCTCATCCACACCCGAGGCAACGCATACCTCGACGAGAGCTTCCCCGACCTCGACCACATCATCACCGCGACGATCGTTGAGCCCGAGGGCGATGAAGACGCCGAGTAA
- a CDS encoding lamin tail domain-containing protein — MSISMFPGHDGIDEEKAPGRQNIRAGQGGQNGAPLEPLEPRLLFTAVPLITEFLASNDNDLVDEDGDDSDWLELFNAGDTALDLAGWYLTDDANDLTQWTLPSVSLDAGRYMVVFASGKDRADADGTELHTNFSLSAGGEYLALVEPDGTTVAFEYAPEYPAQEQDVSYGMAIETVHETFIAEGSDAHYIVPTAEVPGWQNVGFDDALWSVGATGIGYENSPGGDIDFTSRIETALPVGTTSVYLRQSFNVADPSTFDTLELGVRYDDGFIAYLNGDLIEAQNARPKRRSTTPPPPARTATRRRSTSSPSISPTTSAFSSPATTSSRSTGSTPTTAPTTSSRPS; from the coding sequence ATGTCTATCTCAATGTTTCCAGGCCACGACGGTATCGACGAAGAAAAAGCACCCGGCCGCCAGAACATACGGGCTGGGCAGGGTGGGCAAAACGGCGCGCCGCTCGAGCCGCTCGAGCCGCGCCTGCTGTTCACGGCCGTGCCATTGATCACCGAGTTCCTGGCGTCCAACGACAACGACCTCGTCGATGAGGACGGCGACGACTCCGACTGGCTTGAGCTGTTCAACGCCGGCGACACCGCGCTCGACCTCGCGGGCTGGTACCTGACCGACGACGCCAACGACCTGACCCAGTGGACCCTGCCGTCGGTCTCGCTCGACGCCGGGCGGTACATGGTCGTCTTCGCCTCGGGCAAGGACCGCGCCGACGCCGACGGCACGGAGCTGCACACCAACTTCTCGCTCAGCGCGGGCGGCGAATACCTTGCGCTGGTCGAGCCCGACGGCACGACCGTCGCCTTCGAGTACGCCCCCGAGTACCCGGCCCAGGAACAGGACGTCTCCTACGGCATGGCCATCGAGACCGTCCACGAAACCTTCATCGCCGAGGGCAGCGACGCCCACTACATCGTCCCCACCGCCGAGGTCCCCGGCTGGCAGAACGTTGGCTTCGATGATGCGCTCTGGTCCGTCGGCGCGACCGGCATCGGCTACGAAAACAGCCCGGGCGGCGATATCGACTTTACCTCGCGTATCGAGACGGCCCTCCCCGTCGGGACGACCTCCGTCTACCTGCGTCAAAGCTTCAACGTCGCCGACCCAAGCACGTTCGATACGCTGGAACTTGGCGTGCGCTACGACGACGGCTTCATCGCCTACCTCAACGGCGACCTGATCGAGGCTCAGAACGCGCGCCCGAAACGCCGCTCTACAACTCCACCGCCACCGGCTCGCACGGCGACCCGCAGGCGATCGACTTCGTCCCCTTCGATATCACCGACCACCTCGGCCTTCTCGTCGCCGGCGACAACGTCCTCGCGATCCACGGGCTCAACACCAACAACAGCTCCGACTACCTCATCGAGGCCGAGTTGA
- a CDS encoding SGNH/GDSL hydrolase family protein, which produces MRLVRLMRWVALVALLSVPAHLARGQSYNEVVVFGDSLSDVGNTANSFFISLVAPQARPPYFDGRFSNGPVWAERLAESLDLDASIRSGEGGLNYAWGGALSGDGTNFLGAVDNLGNQVDDYLDGHTPDGDELFLLWGGANDLIEIGGSLGSLFSGGGTAQSVSDNMAGHMQQLAAAGAQNILVLNLPNLGDIPRYAGTNEQASQNAVAQDYNNLLAAQVASVESQYTVDIDLLDIGALVDLMLNDPSRYGFTNTTQPAYDEDTGDVVADPEGYVFWDDIHPGALAHEWIARASFVQLLEQGDMTGDGFVGAADLDVVLARWGDTVTPFDVSAGDWNGDGTVGQADLDVVQANWGGGTPPGPSVPEPAGGAGLLAIWLIFSRRRRD; this is translated from the coding sequence ATGCGGTTAGTACGTCTAATGCGGTGGGTTGCGCTGGTCGCGCTGCTTAGTGTCCCGGCCCACCTCGCGCGCGGGCAGAGCTACAACGAGGTCGTCGTCTTCGGCGACTCGTTGTCCGACGTCGGCAACACCGCCAACAGCTTCTTCATCAGTCTCGTCGCGCCCCAGGCCCGGCCGCCGTACTTCGACGGCCGGTTCTCCAACGGCCCGGTCTGGGCCGAACGCCTGGCCGAGTCGCTCGACCTCGACGCCTCGATCCGCAGCGGCGAAGGCGGGCTCAACTACGCCTGGGGCGGCGCGCTCTCGGGCGATGGCACGAACTTCCTGGGCGCGGTCGACAACCTCGGCAACCAGGTCGACGACTACCTCGACGGCCACACGCCCGACGGCGACGAGCTGTTCCTGCTCTGGGGCGGGGCGAATGACCTGATCGAGATCGGCGGGTCGCTGGGCTCCTTGTTCTCCGGTGGCGGCACCGCGCAGAGCGTCTCCGACAACATGGCCGGCCACATGCAGCAGCTGGCCGCGGCCGGGGCGCAGAACATCCTCGTCCTCAACCTGCCCAACCTCGGCGACATCCCGCGCTACGCCGGCACGAACGAGCAGGCGAGCCAGAACGCTGTTGCGCAGGACTACAACAACCTGCTCGCCGCGCAGGTCGCGTCGGTCGAGTCGCAGTACACGGTCGATATCGACCTGCTCGACATCGGCGCGCTGGTCGACCTGATGCTGAATGATCCAAGCCGGTACGGCTTTACGAACACCACACAGCCGGCGTACGACGAGGACACCGGCGACGTGGTCGCCGACCCCGAGGGCTACGTGTTTTGGGACGACATCCACCCCGGTGCGCTGGCCCACGAATGGATCGCACGCGCGTCGTTCGTGCAGCTCCTGGAGCAGGGCGACATGACCGGCGACGGGTTTGTCGGCGCAGCGGATTTGGATGTGGTGCTTGCCCGGTGGGGCGACACGGTGACGCCCTTCGACGTATCGGCGGGGGACTGGAACGGCGACGGCACGGTGGGCCAGGCGGACCTCGACGTGGTGCAGGCCAACTGGGGCGGGGGCACCCCGCCGGGGCCCAGCGTCCCCGAGCCGGCCGGTGGTGCGGGTTTGCTGGCGATTTGGCTTATTTTTTCACGTCGTCGGCGGGATTAA